Within Metabacillus sp. KUDC1714, the genomic segment TCTTCTATATAATCTTCTATTTTTTTTACGACATCGTGTATAGACAAAGCTGTAGTGTCAATTTCGATTGCATCCTCCGCTTTTCTTAAAGGTGCAACTTCTCTCTCAGAGTCTAGTTTGTCTCGATTGGCAATTTCAAGTTTAAGTTGTTCAAAATCAGATATATAACCTTTTTTTTGATTTTCTTCATGACGTCTTTTTGCTCTTTCCTCAACAGTTGCTCGTAAAAAAATTTTCAACTCAGCGTTAGGTAATACATGAGTTCCGATATCACGTCCATCCATTACTACGCCACCTGTTTTTGCCAATAACCGCTGACGTTTTAGCATCTCGTCTCTTACCTTAGGGTGCATAGCCACAATTGACACATTATTTGTCACTTCATTTGACCGAATGATTTCCGTAACATTATCTTCATTGACCAATACGATTTGACCATCTTCTGATGGCTGTAGTTCAATAATAATGGTAGAAAGAACGTCTGCTACCTTTTCTTCATCTTTTAGATCAATGTTTTCTTGCAATGCTTTGTATGTCAAAGCACGATACATTGCACCAGTATCTATATAAATGTATGAATAATGCTCAGCAATTATTTTTGCTACCGTACTTTTACCAGCAGCAGCTGGTCCATCAATTGCGATTGAAATTTTCTGTTCCATATTTCCTCCAAATAG encodes:
- the cmk gene encoding (d)CMP kinase, with the translated sequence MEQKISIAIDGPAAAGKSTVAKIIAEHYSYIYIDTGAMYRALTYKALQENIDLKDEEKVADVLSTIIIELQPSEDGQIVLVNEDNVTEIIRSNEVTNNVSIVAMHPKVRDEMLKRQRLLAKTGGVVMDGRDIGTHVLPNAELKIFLRATVEERAKRRHEENQKKGYISDFEQLKLEIANRDKLDSEREVAPLRKAEDAIEIDTTALSIHDVVKKIEDYIEERL